The following are from one region of the Blastocatellia bacterium genome:
- a CDS encoding Hsp70 family protein, protein MKDYWRLIGITNENASDEQIRQAHFRTFRFYQGRKNESKSPAQRAIAELVIDYLRNAQNNPNLQIPNSIKHLLSDPLQSNQESPVVAESLPITSAPRPIPVRTPPKSTNLPQVPHNKPVASINDLPLPPNFTPPMAKPVFAETTKSAVKEEKVPPTEKIASINLPSIVEPSLTSVPPTEKFLIPNIETEVVPKTDDLNKPAISKNNSTDSKPAEVGNWGQLQSLVNQVLTPPDLLVPPTVKITPPTNLEENKIAIEKNFLPNTNISDISKLDPFSTFIADKKHDSIKPINSLENDEDLFLDLDEESNDSSDLSNKDVLPPAKTENPIISQLTSSGQHFVIGNVINCPDCEWDILSQTDSYCSGCGKSITSISVPKELIVYISDKGSYTKSFSITNDGLIPIKIDSFEVIDIDAKVEPNQPTILGKNESLQINLHVSENNTFGRRSGRLKFRYHDKPIDISVQLKEPPEIRLTFPDVPNFRSLSEGFFLRLPISQPVFTCQVETNTENLLSIGSINIGSQFLINNPVQIKNDQPYKLQIPVQEKELNLTIGFQELGSRQFLLKLQVVEVPNIVDQIERYNIGDQAIIIGSGIFSSTLQLKNFFDSITKEGKGTAQNISFSNAPDWSKLTPENISKLGPNENCLITLEIDSNKILEPCRKYLELNLHYYDPQLICERVRPLPIQLTFEFIEPQDYNDWIAIDFGTSNSCAAMIEGTTIRTLLIDPINLNSNPTESPTCIQFVDENTQFYEYGASAFTKRFSGPRALKATAWAFKPLLSKSHETVSQTFLDIKHGKAHTKTVDQLVSIYAHSLIEAIKLRNGITPKKAVITFPVTFGKIQRERLATAFQSVGLAQVITPISEPVALAIHYAYLHREIFSQPGVFAVFDFGGGTTDLAIFHIQPQTSQNKPEFHLLDVSGVDLGGELLTFELARFLYEKLVPINERNIFTFPSNLEDLLSNNSDIVRENYQRLATLAEYIKRHFDPKDQIFNQELTQNLVSSTGSQTFHSDLSLQEIEILLRPYIEQLITILIDMVTALYDRKLIPARRLDWILLGGNSSLLPLVTEMLSEAFFDGSKERVLLDRENIKLGVTKGALLYAVAPEALPFPIDQVNHTLPCRVGLLISGYRFETIFERGITNSDSQSKQEKTLYLPPNTTKIRLYYYFGHESDPKIFGNPKMKEYSINCPSEFSGKDLSIIFELLPESAGIEITVRFEDKEIKETAPILGAG, encoded by the coding sequence ATGAAAGATTATTGGCGGTTAATAGGAATTACCAATGAAAATGCTTCTGATGAACAGATCAGACAAGCCCATTTTCGTACTTTTCGCTTTTATCAAGGGCGTAAAAATGAAAGTAAAAGTCCTGCTCAACGAGCAATTGCAGAATTAGTCATAGATTATTTACGTAATGCACAAAATAATCCTAATTTGCAAATACCCAATAGCATCAAGCATTTACTCTCAGATCCTTTACAAAGCAATCAAGAAAGTCCTGTTGTAGCTGAAAGTTTACCAATAACTTCTGCACCCCGTCCAATTCCAGTTAGAACGCCTCCTAAATCAACTAATCTACCACAAGTTCCACATAACAAACCTGTTGCATCAATTAACGATTTACCTTTACCCCCCAATTTTACTCCTCCAATGGCAAAACCTGTTTTTGCTGAAACTACTAAATCCGCTGTTAAAGAAGAAAAAGTCCCTCCTACAGAAAAAATAGCAAGTATAAATCTACCAAGTATTGTAGAACCTAGTTTAACTAGTGTTCCTCCTACAGAAAAGTTTCTTATACCAAATATTGAAACAGAAGTTGTTCCAAAAACAGATGACCTAAATAAACCTGCTATATCTAAAAACAACTCAACTGATTCTAAGCCTGCTGAAGTAGGAAATTGGGGACAATTACAATCATTAGTAAACCAAGTTTTAACTCCTCCAGATTTATTAGTACCACCAACAGTAAAAATTACTCCCCCAACAAACCTAGAAGAAAATAAAATAGCTATAGAAAAAAATTTTTTACCAAATACAAATATCTCTGATATTAGTAAACTTGATCCTTTTAGCACCTTTATTGCTGATAAAAAACATGACTCTATAAAACCTATAAACTCATTAGAAAATGATGAAGACCTCTTTTTAGATCTTGATGAAGAGTCTAATGATTCATCTGATTTATCTAATAAAGATGTTTTGCCCCCAGCAAAGACAGAAAATCCTATAATTTCTCAACTTACTAGCAGTGGGCAGCATTTTGTTATTGGTAATGTAATTAACTGCCCTGATTGTGAATGGGATATTTTATCTCAAACAGATAGTTATTGTTCTGGTTGTGGTAAAAGTATTACAAGCATTTCTGTTCCAAAAGAATTAATTGTTTATATTAGTGATAAAGGATCCTATACAAAAAGTTTTAGTATTACTAACGATGGGTTAATTCCTATTAAAATAGATTCATTTGAGGTAATAGACATAGATGCTAAGGTTGAACCAAATCAGCCAACTATATTAGGAAAAAATGAGTCTTTACAAATAAATCTTCATGTATCAGAAAATAATACCTTTGGCCGTCGTAGCGGTCGATTAAAATTTCGCTACCATGATAAACCCATAGATATTTCTGTTCAATTAAAAGAACCTCCAGAAATTCGTCTTACTTTTCCTGATGTGCCTAATTTTAGAAGTCTTTCAGAAGGATTTTTCCTACGTCTACCAATAAGCCAGCCTGTTTTTACATGTCAAGTAGAAACTAACACAGAAAATTTGCTTAGCATTGGTTCTATTAATATTGGCTCACAGTTTTTAATAAATAATCCTGTTCAAATAAAAAATGACCAACCTTATAAATTACAAATCCCTGTTCAAGAAAAAGAGCTAAACTTAACAATAGGGTTTCAAGAACTAGGTAGCCGACAATTTTTATTAAAACTCCAAGTAGTAGAAGTACCAAATATTGTTGATCAAATAGAGCGTTATAACATTGGAGATCAAGCTATTATTATTGGCTCTGGAATATTTTCTAGTACTTTACAACTAAAAAATTTTTTTGATTCAATTACTAAAGAAGGTAAGGGAACGGCTCAAAACATTTCTTTTTCAAATGCTCCTGACTGGTCAAAGCTAACTCCAGAAAATATTAGTAAGCTTGGGCCAAATGAAAATTGTTTAATTACTTTAGAAATAGACTCAAATAAAATTCTTGAACCCTGTCGTAAATATTTAGAGCTTAACCTTCATTATTATGACCCCCAATTAATTTGTGAGCGAGTTCGGCCCTTACCAATACAGCTAACTTTTGAATTTATTGAGCCTCAAGATTATAACGACTGGATTGCAATTGATTTTGGAACTAGCAATAGTTGTGCTGCAATGATTGAAGGTACAACTATCCGTACTTTATTAATTGATCCTATTAATCTTAATTCTAACCCAACGGAAAGCCCTACTTGTATACAGTTTGTTGATGAAAACACTCAATTTTATGAATATGGAGCAAGTGCTTTTACTAAACGCTTTTCCGGCCCCCGCGCCCTTAAAGCAACTGCTTGGGCATTTAAGCCATTGCTCTCAAAATCTCATGAAACTGTTTCACAAACTTTTTTAGATATAAAACATGGTAAAGCACACACTAAAACAGTAGATCAATTAGTAAGCATTTATGCTCATTCACTTATAGAAGCTATTAAACTACGTAATGGTATTACTCCTAAAAAAGCAGTAATAACTTTTCCAGTTACATTTGGCAAAATACAACGAGAGCGTTTAGCAACAGCCTTTCAGTCAGTAGGTTTAGCACAAGTAATTACACCTATTAGCGAACCTGTAGCTTTAGCAATTCATTATGCTTATTTGCACCGAGAAATTTTTTCTCAACCAGGGGTTTTTGCTGTTTTTGATTTTGGTGGGGGGACAACTGATTTAGCTATTTTTCATATTCAGCCACAAACTAGCCAAAATAAGCCTGAATTCCATTTGCTAGATGTTAGTGGTGTAGATTTAGGCGGAGAACTACTTACTTTTGAGTTAGCACGCTTTCTATATGAAAAATTAGTTCCTATAAACGAAAGAAATATATTTACTTTTCCTAGTAATTTAGAGGATCTTTTATCTAATAACTCAGATATTGTTAGAGAAAATTACCAGCGTTTAGCTACTTTAGCTGAATATATAAAACGTCATTTTGATCCTAAAGACCAAATTTTTAACCAAGAGTTGACTCAAAATCTAGTTAGCTCAACAGGTAGTCAAACCTTCCATTCAGATCTTAGTCTTCAAGAAATAGAAATATTGTTAAGACCTTATATTGAGCAATTAATTACTATTTTAATTGATATGGTAACGGCTCTTTATGATAGAAAATTAATTCCTGCTCGAAGACTAGATTGGATTTTATTAGGTGGAAATTCTTCCCTATTGCCATTAGTAACAGAGATGCTTTCTGAAGCTTTTTTTGATGGCAGTAAAGAAAGGGTTCTACTAGATAGAGAAAATATCAAGCTTGGTGTCACCAAAGGGGCTTTGCTTTATGCTGTTGCACCAGAAGCACTACCTTTTCCAATTGATCAAGTAAATCATACTTTACCTTGTCGTGTTGGTTTGCTAATTTCTGGCTATCGATTTGAGACAATTTTTGAGCGTGGTATTACTAACAGTGATAGCCAATCAAAACAAGAAAAAACTTTATATTTACCTCCAAATACAACAAAAATCAGACTTTACTATTATTTTGGTCATGAAAGTGATCCTAAAATATTTGGTAATCCTAAAATGAAGGAATATTCTATTAATTGTCCTTCAGAATTTAGTGGCAAAGATCTAAGTATAATTTTTGAGTTACTACCAGAATCTGCTGGAATAGAAATAACAGTAAGATTTGAGGATAAAGAAATAAAAGAAACTGCTCCCATATTAGGTGCTGGCTAA
- a CDS encoding WG repeat-containing protein produces MKRFFILFICITLLTIACGKKVNNSTSEATPKVDQKVVEKPSEIANETANKFSEFSVVIKDKKYGFIDKTGNIVIEPQYDLANDFYEGLACVRIGQKCGFIDTSGKIVINPTFDAAGDFSDGLAYVVVNGASSFIDKTGAVVLNTSYSSPFEESYPRFYNGLVCLKDGADAVVVDKKGNVIFRQPEGSIQDFAEEMAVISFPQANGNQLTGFIDKTGIMVIQPQFDLALSFSEGLAGVKVGGDGGKFGYIDKTGKFIINPQFVSSNEFSEGLASVEVDGK; encoded by the coding sequence ATGAAACGTTTTTTTATTTTGTTTATCTGTATCACCCTTTTAACAATTGCTTGTGGCAAAAAAGTAAATAATTCAACAAGTGAAGCTACTCCTAAAGTTGATCAAAAAGTTGTTGAAAAGCCAAGTGAAATTGCTAATGAAACTGCTAATAAATTCTCAGAATTTTCTGTTGTTATTAAAGATAAAAAATATGGTTTTATTGATAAAACTGGAAATATAGTTATTGAGCCTCAATATGATTTAGCTAATGATTTTTATGAAGGTTTAGCTTGTGTCAGAATTGGTCAAAAATGTGGGTTTATTGATACAAGTGGAAAAATTGTTATTAATCCAACCTTTGATGCTGCTGGTGATTTTTCTGATGGGCTTGCTTATGTTGTAGTTAATGGAGCATCTAGTTTTATAGATAAAACGGGTGCTGTAGTATTAAACACTTCCTATAGCTCCCCATTTGAAGAAAGTTATCCTAGATTTTATAATGGCTTAGTTTGCTTAAAAGATGGTGCAGATGCAGTGGTGGTTGACAAAAAAGGAAATGTTATTTTTCGCCAGCCTGAAGGCAGCATCCAAGATTTTGCTGAAGAAATGGCTGTAATATCTTTCCCGCAAGCAAATGGAAATCAGCTAACAGGCTTTATTGATAAAACCGGTATTATGGTAATTCAACCACAATTTGATTTAGCACTCTCATTTTCTGAAGGCTTGGCTGGAGTTAAAGTTGGTGGAGATGGTGGAAAATTTGGTTATATTGATAAGACTGGAAAATTTATAATTAACCCTCAGTTTGTTTCATCTAATGAATTTTCTGAAGGTCTAGCATCCGTTGAAGTAGATGGAAAATAG
- a CDS encoding WG repeat-containing protein: MGFIDKTGKIVIQPQFEFAVSFSGGMAAVQLAQKWGFINKEGKFVVNPIHENARVFNGIGQVFNGSQTSYIDNTGKTIWTGEAPETYEH, from the coding sequence ATAGGTTTTATTGATAAAACTGGAAAAATAGTTATTCAACCACAATTTGAGTTTGCTGTAAGTTTTTCCGGTGGTATGGCAGCGGTTCAATTAGCCCAAAAATGGGGATTTATCAACAAAGAAGGTAAATTTGTAGTTAACCCAATTCATGAAAATGCTCGTGTATTTAATGGCATTGGTCAGGTTTTTAATGGTAGTCAAACAAGCTATATTGATAATACTGGAAAAACTATTTGGACTGGCGAGGCTCCAGAAACTTACGAACATTAA
- a CDS encoding energy transducer TonB: protein MNCLYLRQNASAYLDHQLPSQENQEFLLHMNSCTDCFDYVDDIRHTTQLLKQLGSSMPPPDLAPNIIAQINAAHICKPANPRFGNWLVNTFFYARPQYVSYATGFLVTCLLFATVMYSFQPAFIRELQGHVSVIWTPGETIDLPLPDDFDTSPSVQSSRALSDLAKAHALAPEQDLFLVADVSSKGRAELVQIVDSPKNQQLEKRVVNVLKRTSFKPGTKDGRPVNSRLFLLIQTIDVRG from the coding sequence ATGAACTGCTTATATTTGCGTCAAAACGCTTCTGCTTACTTAGATCATCAACTTCCTTCACAAGAAAACCAAGAGTTCTTGTTACATATGAACTCTTGTACAGATTGTTTTGATTATGTTGATGATATTAGGCATACAACCCAGTTATTAAAACAATTGGGTTCATCAATGCCTCCACCAGATTTAGCACCAAATATTATTGCCCAAATTAATGCTGCTCACATTTGTAAGCCAGCAAATCCTAGGTTTGGCAATTGGTTAGTCAATACTTTTTTCTATGCTCGTCCTCAATATGTGTCATATGCAACAGGCTTTTTAGTTACTTGTTTACTTTTTGCTACGGTAATGTATAGCTTTCAACCAGCTTTTATTAGAGAACTACAAGGCCATGTTAGTGTAATTTGGACACCAGGCGAGACTATTGATTTGCCGTTACCAGATGACTTTGACACATCTCCTAGCGTGCAATCCTCCAGAGCTTTATCAGACCTAGCCAAAGCACATGCTTTAGCACCAGAGCAAGATTTATTTTTAGTAGCAGATGTTTCTTCTAAAGGTCGAGCAGAACTAGTACAAATTGTTGATTCACCTAAGAATCAGCAATTAGAAAAGCGTGTTGTTAATGTGTTAAAGCGTACTTCCTTTAAGCCTGGAACTAAAGATGGTCGTCCTGTTAATTCACGTCTTTTCTTGCTTATCCAAACAATAGACGTTCGTGGCTAA
- a CDS encoding M48 family metalloprotease: protein MWKKVLSISLSLLMIWFSTVAILACPSIANINTKMTAPAETLAQLVNRSYIELLEIAPTVSFSSKEINDFKKALDNQKSNEKSQLEKEEKALKQEVKLLREKLDKLNKESSADTVEMKTRRQNLHCQIFNLEKQIKEKHTQREHGLSVNYDNKVAKLDLLEQWPAKQREIEQIRNSGRARDRRFGDVEDIGIRKVGEGQEKDIRLGEESLQQLKATGLLPPIIEDKELTDYLQNLANLIASKSDLTIHIRVFLLDSDEINAFALPGGYLFINRGLIEKAATESELVGVLAHELAHVSARHGARLMKKANIASIFFQAAQLAALIFTGGAAGIGMYYALNYGFFGLGLVLDLTLLGVSRDYEMEADQLGVQYAWNAGYDPRGFITFFDKMASEKGYVKSASFFRTHPAFFERIVSTFSEISYLPEKAEMAMDSTNFHSAKEKLAKLAKELRSNKAKASLKKTPDCD from the coding sequence ATGTGGAAAAAAGTTCTGTCTATTAGCTTATCGCTTCTGATGATTTGGTTTAGCACAGTAGCGATATTAGCTTGTCCATCAATCGCTAACATTAATACCAAGATGACAGCACCAGCAGAAACATTAGCTCAGCTAGTTAACAGATCTTATATTGAGCTATTAGAAATTGCTCCAACTGTAAGTTTTTCATCAAAAGAGATTAATGACTTTAAAAAAGCTTTAGATAACCAAAAATCTAATGAAAAAAGCCAATTGGAAAAAGAAGAAAAAGCCCTTAAACAAGAAGTTAAGCTTTTGCGTGAAAAACTAGATAAGCTTAATAAAGAATCCTCTGCTGACACGGTTGAGATGAAAACAAGACGGCAAAATTTACATTGCCAAATCTTTAATTTAGAAAAACAAATTAAAGAAAAACACACTCAACGAGAGCATGGTTTATCAGTAAACTATGATAATAAAGTTGCCAAGCTGGACTTACTTGAGCAATGGCCCGCAAAACAAAGAGAAATCGAGCAAATACGAAATAGCGGACGTGCGCGGGATCGTCGCTTTGGTGATGTAGAAGATATTGGTATTCGTAAGGTTGGAGAAGGACAAGAAAAAGATATTCGTTTAGGCGAAGAATCCTTACAACAACTTAAAGCTACAGGTCTGCTACCACCAATAATTGAAGACAAAGAGTTGACGGATTATTTACAAAATTTAGCAAATCTAATTGCAAGTAAATCTGACTTAACAATTCATATACGAGTATTTTTACTAGACAGCGATGAGATAAATGCTTTTGCTTTACCTGGAGGTTATCTTTTCATCAATCGTGGTCTAATAGAAAAGGCTGCAACTGAGTCAGAACTTGTTGGAGTGCTAGCACATGAATTAGCTCATGTGTCGGCTCGACATGGTGCGCGGCTTATGAAAAAAGCCAACATTGCTAGTATTTTCTTTCAAGCAGCACAACTAGCAGCACTTATTTTTACTGGTGGTGCGGCTGGAATTGGAATGTATTATGCTCTTAACTATGGATTTTTTGGACTAGGCTTAGTTTTAGACTTAACATTACTTGGTGTTAGCCGAGATTATGAAATGGAAGCCGATCAGCTTGGTGTGCAGTATGCTTGGAATGCAGGCTATGACCCAAGAGGCTTTATTACTTTCTTTGACAAAATGGCTAGTGAAAAAGGCTATGTAAAATCAGCTAGTTTCTTTCGTACTCACCCAGCATTTTTTGAAAGAATTGTTAGCACCTTTAGTGAAATTTCTTACCTACCTGAAAAAGCAGAAATGGCTATGGATTCAACTAATTTTCATTCAGCCAAAGAGAAATTAGCTAAATTAGCTAAAGAACTTCGTAGTAATAAAGCTAAAGCTAGTCTTAAAAAGACTCCTGATTGTGATTAA
- a CDS encoding ATP-binding cassette domain-containing protein has product MSNTILVEKALTPVNLASLAGQLLTPDTKKLAKICFQDVSLSYADKVVLDKINFSLAEGEMKVILGGSGSGKSTILKLALGLIKPDDGAIFIDDFDITQANETKLNKIRQKMGMVFQSGALFNSLTVYENVAFRPQELGWKEQKIDSEVKKVLDFVGLLDSANLLPDALSGGMRRRVAIARAIVDNPSLIFYDEPTAGLDPPTARLICEMAIKLRDINKVTSLFVTHKLDDIRFLSNKYDGEDFVAQNEHLEKLSTKISFLVLNNGKIIFDDLPKELWRSEIPFVRKFLYG; this is encoded by the coding sequence ATGTCTAACACAATCTTAGTTGAAAAAGCTTTAACACCTGTTAATTTAGCAAGTTTAGCAGGTCAACTACTTACACCTGATACTAAAAAATTAGCTAAAATTTGCTTTCAAGATGTTTCTCTTTCTTATGCTGATAAGGTTGTGTTAGACAAAATAAACTTTTCTCTAGCAGAAGGAGAAATGAAAGTAATCCTTGGGGGATCAGGTAGTGGAAAATCTACTATATTAAAATTAGCTCTAGGGCTTATTAAACCTGATGATGGAGCAATTTTTATTGATGATTTTGATATCACCCAGGCTAATGAAACAAAGTTAAACAAAATCCGCCAAAAGATGGGAATGGTTTTTCAAAGTGGGGCATTATTTAATAGTTTAACTGTTTATGAAAATGTAGCTTTTCGCCCTCAAGAACTGGGTTGGAAGGAACAAAAAATTGATTCTGAGGTTAAAAAAGTCCTAGACTTTGTTGGTCTATTAGATAGTGCTAATCTTTTACCTGATGCTTTATCTGGTGGTATGCGTAGGCGTGTAGCAATAGCACGAGCAATTGTAGACAACCCAAGTTTAATTTTTTATGATGAGCCTACAGCCGGTCTTGATCCCCCAACTGCCAGATTAATCTGTGAAATGGCAATTAAGCTACGTGATATTAACAAAGTAACATCTCTTTTTGTTACTCATAAACTTGATGATATCCGTTTTCTTTCTAATAAATATGACGGGGAAGATTTTGTAGCCCAAAATGAGCATTTAGAAAAACTTTCTACCAAGATCAGCTTTTTAGTCTTAAATAATGGAAAAATTATTTTTGATGATTTGCCAAAAGAGCTTTGGCGTTCAGAAATTCCTTTTGTTCGCAAGTTTTTATATGGCTAG
- a CDS encoding adenylosuccinate synthetase, with amino-acid sequence MAKQAFIVVGLGYGDEGKGTVTDYLTRKFQAHTIIRFNGGSQAAHHVVTNEGLTHCFAQFGSGSLVANVKTYLSSYMVVDPLSLIVENKALEEKGVTDALTRLSIDGNALVTTPFHKIINQMQEMSRGDNRHGSCGKGVGQTILDSHYLKDKALFIKDLADKQITYQKLKFLWQIKLDLAEQLVSQQKDNPELIKYLEKLKQPYYIEELTEAYTNFISKIKLVNERKLEEFFASNGTIILEGAQGVLLDFERGFWPHVTKSQTTFANADRLLKSAGYQADVKKIGLLRAYSSRHGAGPFVTEDSELTTKLPDYHNGNNPWQSVFRVGWFDLIAAKYACQVVENIDFLAITNLDRLCELPIAKICTSYQYIGKNIDLVEKFFDTYLDNNQVFVSSIKVPKETSQEYQRQLAELLKDCCPIYKEFKLAKMDKIKSILELPANIKAYLNFISEKLGIPIKIISIGVTAEDKIS; translated from the coding sequence ATGGCAAAACAAGCATTTATTGTAGTTGGTTTAGGTTATGGTGATGAAGGTAAGGGAACTGTTACAGATTACCTTACCCGGAAATTTCAAGCTCATACAATAATTAGATTTAATGGTGGATCGCAGGCTGCTCATCATGTAGTCACAAATGAAGGTTTAACACATTGTTTTGCTCAATTTGGCTCTGGTAGTTTAGTTGCAAATGTAAAAACATATCTTTCTAGCTATATGGTGGTTGACCCCTTATCTTTAATTGTTGAAAACAAAGCCTTAGAGGAAAAAGGCGTTACAGATGCTTTAACTCGGCTTAGCATAGATGGAAACGCTTTAGTAACTACACCATTTCATAAAATTATTAATCAAATGCAAGAAATGTCGCGTGGTGACAATCGTCATGGAAGTTGTGGAAAAGGTGTTGGACAAACAATTTTAGATAGCCATTACTTAAAAGATAAAGCATTGTTTATCAAAGATTTAGCAGATAAACAAATAACTTACCAAAAGTTAAAATTCCTTTGGCAAATTAAATTAGATTTAGCCGAGCAACTTGTTAGCCAACAAAAAGACAACCCAGAATTAATAAAATACTTAGAAAAGTTAAAGCAACCCTATTATATAGAAGAATTAACAGAAGCTTATACTAATTTTATTAGCAAAATAAAGTTAGTTAATGAGAGAAAACTAGAAGAATTTTTTGCTAGCAATGGCACAATAATTTTAGAAGGAGCGCAAGGAGTTTTATTAGATTTTGAGCGAGGTTTTTGGCCGCACGTGACAAAAAGCCAGACTACTTTTGCTAATGCTGATAGGTTGTTAAAGTCGGCTGGTTATCAAGCAGATGTTAAGAAAATAGGCTTACTTCGTGCTTACAGTAGCCGACATGGAGCAGGGCCATTTGTAACAGAAGACTCAGAATTAACTACAAAACTACCTGATTACCATAATGGTAATAATCCATGGCAAAGTGTTTTTCGCGTTGGTTGGTTTGATTTAATTGCAGCTAAATATGCTTGTCAAGTAGTTGAAAATATAGATTTTTTAGCTATTACTAACCTAGATCGTTTATGTGAATTGCCAATAGCTAAAATTTGTACTAGTTATCAATACATTGGTAAAAATATAGATTTAGTAGAAAAATTTTTTGATACATATTTAGATAATAATCAAGTATTTGTTAGCAGTATTAAAGTGCCTAAAGAAACTTCTCAGGAATATCAAAGACAACTAGCAGAATTACTAAAAGATTGTTGTCCAATTTATAAAGAGTTTAAGTTAGCAAAGATGGATAAGATTAAATCTATTTTAGAACTTCCTGCAAATATAAAAGCCTACCTTAATTTTATTAGTGAAAAGTTGGGTATTCCTATAAAAATTATATCTATTGGGGTTACAGCAGAAGACAAAATAAGCTAG
- a CDS encoding sigma-70 family RNA polymerase sigma factor: protein MMRASELVAINQECELNLSATTQEVIAAEDESLIARIQAGERYAFEELVNKYNTSVYNLALRLSNDREDARDATQDTFLKVYNNIGRFRGDAQLRTWIYRITVNQVANQQRWWRRRRREKTVSLDISSPEETPLSEKLAATGQSPEQRALAAEQRKMIVTALEKLKFDFRVAVILRDIEGLSYEEISETLEVSVGTIKSRIARGREELRELLKSSF from the coding sequence ATGATGAGAGCAAGTGAGTTAGTTGCAATTAACCAAGAATGTGAGCTTAATCTATCAGCTACTACTCAAGAAGTAATAGCGGCAGAGGATGAAAGCTTAATAGCGCGTATCCAGGCAGGTGAGCGTTATGCCTTTGAAGAATTGGTTAATAAATATAATACTAGCGTCTATAATTTAGCTCTTAGACTTTCTAATGATAGGGAAGATGCCCGTGATGCTACTCAAGATACTTTCTTAAAAGTTTACAACAATATTGGTCGGTTTCGTGGTGATGCACAACTGCGAACTTGGATCTATAGAATCACTGTTAATCAAGTAGCAAACCAACAACGTTGGTGGAGACGACGACGAAGAGAAAAAACTGTTTCTTTAGATATTAGTAGTCCAGAAGAAACTCCTCTTTCAGAAAAGTTAGCTGCAACAGGACAAAGCCCAGAACAACGGGCATTAGCAGCCGAACAGCGTAAAATGATTGTGACAGCTTTAGAAAAGTTAAAATTTGATTTTCGTGTTGCAGTAATTTTACGTGATATTGAAGGTTTAAGTTATGAAGAAATTTCTGAGACTTTAGAAGTTTCTGTTGGGACAATAAAATCCCGTATTGCTCGTGGTCGTGAAGAATTACGTGAGCTACTAAAGAGTTCTTTTTAG
- a CDS encoding phosphatidylglycerophosphatase A, whose product MKKATTLLPAKNATDWAAVIIATGLGSGYSPVAPGTAGTILAVPLYILLTFYLQISLISYLIFTLIIIIIGSITAQRAGKHFGQVDAGHIVIDEIAGFLVTMTGITLSWPSLLVGFALFRIFDIWKPWPVRYFDRNVANGFGVVMDDVVAGLYALLIMQLLKYLQIF is encoded by the coding sequence ATAAAAAAAGCTACTACTCTACTACCAGCAAAAAACGCAACTGACTGGGCGGCTGTTATTATTGCTACTGGGCTAGGTAGTGGTTATAGTCCTGTTGCTCCAGGCACAGCCGGAACAATTCTTGCTGTCCCACTTTATATCCTTCTAACTTTTTATCTACAAATTAGCCTTATTAGTTATTTAATCTTTACACTTATTATAATTATTATAGGGTCAATTACTGCACAACGCGCAGGCAAACATTTTGGACAAGTAGATGCAGGTCATATTGTAATTGATGAAATAGCTGGATTTCTGGTGACTATGACTGGCATAACTTTAAGCTGGCCGTCTTTACTAGTAGGTTTTGCCTTATTTCGTATTTTTGATATTTGGAAACCTTGGCCGGTAAGATATTTTGACCGTAATGTTGCTAATGGCTTTGGTGTGGTAATGGATGATGTCGTAGCTGGCCTTTATGCTTTGCTAATAATGCAATTATTAAAATACTTGCAGATTTTTTAG